The Engystomops pustulosus chromosome 1, aEngPut4.maternal, whole genome shotgun sequence genome has a window encoding:
- the LOC140113389 gene encoding olfactory receptor class A-like protein 1, translated as MILSASDIVSLAIYFSALFGTIANLVLIFAFLSNAFKNKVFQPLDKIIVNMAVVNLLLCFYKEIPGLLILFNAKVYGPGGCRFLLYFYHTLRLISIWSVENLSFLHLIKIRRPGHSWSKFIHRHQAQYVNWSLAGCWAISIIFHMPYLLYPESVGTRNKSNMLMTSTNCIGPSHSELLKILTYATVSVDFMLIILVVILNWFIIDLICRHRRQVRDTISVRRGWNKHTAQATKILLSLLCLYVLCWISSDVVWIAIVSGLMENDYENDMLSALYGILSSIYYSVSSCIMVFGYRQVKDYLAEAGNCCRVERPPTTVQTLEQQQ; from the coding sequence ATGATATTAAGTGCTTCTGATATTGTTTCTCTCGCAATTTATTTTTCTGCTCTTTTCGGGACAATTGCAAATTTGGTTCTCATCTTCGCTTTTCTGAGCAATGCTTTCAAAAACAAAGTGTTTCAACCTCTGGATAAGATTATCGTGAACATGGCAGTGGTCAACCTCCTCTTGTGTTTTTACAAGGAGATCCCCGGACTCCTCATATTGTTCAATGCCAAAGTTTATGGACCTGGGGGATGTAGGTTCTTGCTTTATTTTTACCACACTCTCCGCTTGATCAGCATCTGGTCAGTGGAGAATCTCAGCTTTCTCCATCTCATCAAGATACGGAGACCTGGTCATAGTTGGTCAAAGTTTATCCATCGGCACCAAGCTCAATATGTCAACTGGTCCTTGGCTGGATGCTGGGCCATAAGTATAATTTTCCACATGCCGTACCTCCTATACCCTGAGTCGGTGGGCACACGTAATAAGAGCAACATGTTGATGACGAGTACCAACTGCATCGGACCATCACACAGTGAACTCTTGAAGATCCTCACTTATGCCACGGTGAGTGTGGACTTCATGTTGATCATCTTGGTTGTTATCCTAAACTGGTTCATAATAGACTTGATATGTAGACACCGGAGGCAAGTACGGGACACCATATCCGTAAGACGTGGGTGGAACAAGCACACAGCTCAGGCTACAAAGATACTGCTGTCCCTCCTGTGCTTGTATGTCCTCTGCTGGATCTCCAGTGACGTGGTGTGGATAGCCATAGTCTCCGGGCTCATGGAGAACGACTATGAAAACGACATGCTCTCCGCTCTATatggcatcctgtcctccatatACTATTCAGTCAGCTCCTGCATTATGGTGTTTGGCTACAGACAAGTGAAAGACTATTTAGCAGAAGCGGGAAACTGCTGTCGAGTGGAACGACCCCCAACGACGGTCCAGACCTTGGAACagcagcaataa